In a genomic window of Pseudomonas mohnii:
- a CDS encoding flavin-containing monooxygenase: MSAQSKLTSAFTGDGKVTYLDAMVIGAGVAGLYQLYRLREMGLTVRSYDTASGVGGTWYWNRYPGARFDSQAEIYQYWFSEELYKSWQPTERFPAQPETEEWLNFVADRLDLKKDIQFNTRIASAHFCEESGRWIVTTEAGETINTQYLISCCGMLSAPLSDRFPGQTDFKGQIYHTGLWPKDPVDFKGKRVAVVGTGATGIQVIQTIAPSVGSMKVFVRTPQYVIPMRNPKYSKEDWEKWGTQFHQLKKRVRETFAGFDYDFDAGPWAEKTPEERQAVLEQLWEDGSLAMWLASFPEMFFDEQVNEVVSEFVRIKMRERLQSKPDLCNLLIPTDYGFGTHRVPLENKYLEVYLQPNVEAVDCKQSPIERIVPEGIQTADGKIHEVDIIVLAVGFDAGSGALSRIDIRGRDSRSLREQWKQEIRTSMGLQIHGYPNLFTTGAPLAPSAALCNMTTCLQQQVDWITGCIEFAARHGKQVVEASKEFEDDWVQHHDETAAKTLVVKTDSWYMGSNVDGKPRRLVSYIGGVGNYHRRCDEIAAQGYPGFEMA, encoded by the coding sequence ATGAGTGCTCAATCTAAACTCACCTCTGCGTTTACCGGCGACGGTAAAGTCACATACCTGGACGCAATGGTGATTGGTGCTGGGGTTGCTGGCCTCTATCAGTTGTATCGACTTCGTGAAATGGGCTTGACGGTCCGCTCCTACGATACGGCTTCCGGTGTTGGCGGCACATGGTATTGGAATCGTTACCCCGGTGCGCGCTTTGACTCTCAGGCTGAAATTTATCAGTACTGGTTCTCCGAAGAACTCTACAAATCCTGGCAGCCAACCGAGCGATTCCCCGCGCAGCCCGAAACAGAGGAGTGGCTGAACTTCGTCGCGGATCGGCTGGACCTCAAGAAAGATATCCAGTTCAACACCCGTATCGCTTCCGCTCACTTCTGCGAGGAGAGTGGTCGCTGGATTGTGACAACCGAGGCGGGTGAAACGATCAATACGCAATACCTGATTTCTTGCTGCGGCATGCTGTCCGCGCCACTGTCCGACCGGTTCCCCGGCCAAACCGACTTCAAAGGCCAGATCTATCACACCGGCCTGTGGCCAAAAGACCCCGTGGACTTCAAGGGCAAGCGTGTGGCCGTGGTGGGCACTGGCGCCACGGGTATTCAGGTGATTCAGACCATCGCCCCGTCAGTGGGATCAATGAAGGTCTTCGTGCGCACCCCGCAGTATGTCATTCCGATGAGGAACCCCAAATACAGCAAAGAAGACTGGGAAAAGTGGGGCACACAATTCCATCAACTCAAGAAACGCGTGCGAGAAACCTTTGCAGGTTTCGACTACGACTTCGACGCCGGCCCCTGGGCCGAGAAGACCCCCGAAGAGCGACAAGCCGTGCTTGAACAACTCTGGGAAGATGGCTCGTTAGCCATGTGGCTGGCTTCTTTTCCCGAGATGTTCTTTGACGAGCAGGTCAACGAAGTCGTGTCGGAGTTCGTGCGTATCAAGATGCGTGAGCGTCTCCAGTCCAAGCCGGATCTTTGCAACCTGCTGATCCCCACCGACTATGGTTTCGGCACCCATCGCGTACCGCTCGAAAACAAGTACCTTGAAGTCTATCTGCAACCCAACGTCGAGGCGGTTGACTGCAAGCAGTCACCGATCGAGCGCATCGTGCCGGAGGGGATCCAGACCGCCGATGGAAAGATTCACGAGGTCGACATTATCGTGCTGGCCGTGGGCTTTGATGCCGGTTCCGGCGCGCTCAGCCGGATCGATATTCGCGGTCGCGACAGCCGGTCACTGAGGGAGCAGTGGAAACAAGAAATCCGCACATCCATGGGACTGCAGATCCACGGCTACCCCAACCTGTTCACAACAGGTGCACCGTTGGCACCGTCGGCTGCACTTTGCAACATGACCACCTGCCTGCAGCAGCAGGTGGACTGGATCACTGGATGTATTGAGTTTGCCGCCCGGCACGGTAAACAAGTCGTGGAAGCCTCCAAAGAGTTCGAGGACGACTGGGTACAGCATCACGACGAGACGGCGGCGAAGACCTTGGTCGTCAAAACCGACTCTTGGTACATGGGCTCCAACGTCGATGGAAAACCGCGCCGACTTGTATCCTATATTGGTGGCGTTGGTAATTATCATCGCCGATGCGACGAAATCGCCGCACAGGGTTACCCGGGCTTTGAAATGGCCTGA
- a CDS encoding alpha/beta fold hydrolase — protein MNNYYSQENHGPFELINIGPLQLEEGSCIPDCRLAVAVHGTLNADKSNAILVPTWYSGTSKAMEQIYIGEGRALDPSKYCIIVVNQIGNGLSSSPSNTGGSLAGPGFPNVRIGDDVSAQHTLLTEYFGIESLALVVGGSMGAQQTYEWAVRYPDFVKRAAAIAGTARNSEHDFLFTELLIEAITTDPAFRAGLYSLSSEVQAGLKRHAKLWALMGWSTEFFRAERHKALGFESMKIFVDSFMASYFAAMDPNNLLTMAWKWQRGDVSRNTGGDLATALGQIKAKVYVMPISHDQFFTVEDCLSEQKMIPNSEFRPLSSIDGHLGLFGTDTEMLNQLDAHLAELLSSPTH, from the coding sequence ATGAACAATTATTACTCCCAAGAAAATCACGGTCCTTTTGAACTTATTAATATCGGGCCGCTCCAGCTTGAAGAAGGGTCATGTATTCCTGACTGCCGACTGGCAGTAGCAGTGCATGGCACCCTGAACGCCGACAAGAGTAACGCCATACTTGTTCCGACCTGGTACTCCGGCACGAGCAAGGCGATGGAGCAGATATACATTGGCGAGGGGCGAGCGCTGGACCCTTCGAAATACTGCATCATTGTTGTCAACCAGATCGGTAACGGCCTTTCCAGCTCTCCGAGTAACACGGGCGGATCGCTGGCAGGTCCTGGATTCCCGAATGTCAGGATTGGCGATGACGTCAGTGCCCAGCACACATTGCTGACCGAGTACTTTGGGATCGAGAGCCTGGCGTTAGTGGTGGGGGGGTCGATGGGGGCGCAGCAAACCTACGAGTGGGCCGTGCGCTATCCAGACTTTGTCAAACGCGCCGCAGCGATAGCGGGTACAGCGCGCAATAGCGAGCATGACTTCCTGTTTACCGAATTACTCATTGAAGCGATAACGACCGATCCGGCCTTCCGGGCGGGCTTATACAGCTTATCTTCAGAAGTACAGGCCGGACTCAAGCGGCATGCAAAACTGTGGGCATTGATGGGCTGGAGTACCGAATTCTTCCGCGCCGAGCGGCATAAGGCGCTGGGTTTCGAGTCGATGAAGATATTCGTCGACAGTTTCATGGCGAGCTACTTTGCGGCAATGGACCCTAACAACCTCCTGACCATGGCCTGGAAATGGCAGCGGGGAGATGTCAGTAGAAACACGGGCGGTGATCTTGCGACAGCCCTGGGTCAAATAAAAGCGAAAGTCTATGTAATGCCAATCTCGCACGACCAATTCTTTACCGTGGAGGATTGTTTGTCGGAGCAAAAAATGATCCCGAACAGCGAGTTCAGGCCCTTGAGTTCAATCGATGGTCACCTCGGACTGTTTGGCACCGATACTGAAATGCTCAATCAACTGGACGCCCATCTGGCAGAGCTGCTGTCATCCCCAACACATTGA